In Palaemon carinicauda isolate YSFRI2023 chromosome 1, ASM3689809v2, whole genome shotgun sequence, the genomic stretch atatatatatatataatcctagaaaggagatgtcaggattccagaaaactttaaatcaatcctaGAAAAGAAAGATTGCTTAAAAGATGACTaattcaatgtcataaaaaaaaggaagataggTTTAGTACAAAATTAACATAAACAAACGTACAAAAAAacaagcaaaataataaaaaaagtatttacgAGACTATAGAATGGTAAATGAAGCGACAGTAGAGAGAACGACCTTGTCTTGGAAAAGTAAGATGGTATCTTAGACAAGACAGAAGGGAGACTTGGGAATGCCAGGAAGGAAAGGGAAAGTGACAGACATCGTTGCCTCTCAGCCTTGAGCAGAGTCATGTGACTGACTGGACATAATCTATTTGCCGATGTCATCCTCAAAAGGGTTTTTACGAAAAACGATGCTTCCTTGGGTAACAGAAggcgaatacatttttttttttcaattgtactaTTGCGGACACAACACATTTTCGTCTGATTGTTCCTCGATATTCATCATTGTTGTGATTGACTGTAATTGTCACTTAGTTAGCGGTGGTTTGTTATAAGCAAGACAAAAATGTTAACGAATCTAAACGTATGCCTGAATAAAACTTGTCCAAAATATTTGTTCAGAAGCAGCGAAAAGCTTTAGCGAATGAAACATCATGTCGTAAACAAAAAAggttaaaatgtaaataaataacttGATGAAATCTAGAACGCACAACTCTCCAATGATGCAGACGCCGTATCAAGCTTGAACAGATCCGATGACTTAATAGACTGAAGCTTTATCAAATGCAATTCAAACTGGCtgacaatgaaaataattatttataaatggCAAGATGAAATCAAATTAATTAAGCTAGAATTTAAGCAAACAATGTTAGCCACTAATAAGAAATTAAAGAAGTAAATGTTTTAACGTCTAATGGGTGGTAGGATGTAATGAAGGAGAAAATACCCAAACAAACCAAGGTAGAATGTAAAGGATAAACAAAAACAAGAAGTGAATATATTTCCACCATAGCGAATCATGCCCTGAGTGGGCAGGAGTCGGGAAAGTTCAGGCGGACATGATTTCCCCTTCACTGGAGGGGAGGCAGGGATGTTGACAGAGCCAATAAAGGATGCAAATAGGTCCAGCGATCTCTTTCTGTTCGCCACACGTTCTCCGAGAGAGCACAAAGTCATTCAGGAGTAGATGTAAACTTCTTCGTGCTTGCTTTTCCAAACCTTTCGTGTACTCTGTTTTGTTTGGGAGCTCACATTCTTTCTCTTACTTTACAATTGATGTTTTCGAACAAGTAGCAATGGTAATGTTTCAGTTAATGTTTTCCATATCCCTTTTCACTTCATTTATAAGCTCTTTACTTTGTTAAGATTAAACTATTAAGCTGACGTTTTACTTAAAGAGATTTTCATCATATTATGAAGCAGATATCTTGATATCGCGATATTATGAGAAATTACCTCATCAtgcttgtaaaaatataaataccTGGTAATAACATTTCGGAGATTAAGTATATAATCCAAAACTTTTACACTCTAGAGAGGAGATTTATAAAAGTGGTACcaaattttaaaaaggaaaaccCAACCTAAGCATGGAAAACAAACAGATTAATCAGGACCGTCATTGAATCTTCTCTTCCGTCTACCTACAAAACGTGACGGTGATGAGAAGAACTGTTGAtggttctttctttttcttcttttggtgGGAAATAGAAAGGTTAGTCAAGTAGCCTTCCTTTCATTTTAGTTGTTGATTTATTTCAGGGATGTTTAAAATGTATTGTCATTGATGTCTGCTGGATGTCTTTTAGGATAAGTTTCTTTTAACGTTTGTAAATCATCCGCTGTTAGAAATGAAAGAGGATAAGTAGCCGGTGGTGTCAAGGAAGTTCTTTGTATTTCTACAATCTTCCAAAGAATCTCCCTAGTTTACGTATCAAACGCCTTTCTCAGTCAAATAACTAATTGTGAAACTGATCTTATTTGTAGTAAAAGGATCGATTATTTATTCAGTACGTTCATTACAGCAAGGAAAATTTGCGAAAGACATTGTATGCTTCTTGATATCAAAATATCTTTCACAATATGTAAGGTCATAGGTATTCAAAACTTACCATAATACAAGATTCTCTGGCCATTACTGTCATGGCGATTCCCTTACAGTCGATAACAATCACAGAAGCTTTCCTTTAACAATCCGTATTGTTCTACAAAGACTTCAAGGTGTCCAGCACCCAAAACTTATAAGATTCCAATCTCTGGTGCTCCAAGCAGGCAGACGTGGTGCTGCTTCCTAGTTTTAAGACCATAATTTACCTTCAtttgggatagagagagagagagagagagagagagagagagagagaggggcgtgccttataaaagaatattaattaatGACAAAACGTGAGTGTGATTCACCAATACTCAAGTATTGTTTGTGAGGAAAAACATGAATACaaacaccttgagagagagagagagagagagagagagagagagagagagagtaataaatatCGAGATTTTAATGATCAAGCAACTTATTACGGAACGACCTGTGGATAGGGTCGGGTGAGTTCGATTTTTTTGTGAATGGGAAAGGGTAGCCTTTCATTACATCAGCCTGATAGTGTGTGTGAAAAAGAGAGAGGGGAGTAGGAGATCTAGTCGCAATTTTGATTTACAAAGGAGGAATAGAGAAACCAACAAGgtaacaaacacacactctctctctctctctctctctctctctctctctctggtgattaTCTTCCTTAAGAAATTCACAAAGAGAGATTTGACAGTATGCACATGTTGCATGTTATTTTTTTCTGTAGACGATATTATAAAATTTGTCTGTCATGAAAGAACAAATAATACTGGTGTTACGTAACAAGTGGATCCAAGGTTAAAAGTTAAAAATATATGCCACAAATTTGCATCGTTCGAGGTCGCCAAAGTAAACTTTCATATTGTGTAAACCGGTTAGTACAAATGACGTTAGCGAAAACGACTCTCCTTTAAGATAACGTCATCAGAAACCCTATTTGAATAAGTTCAGGAAAGTGCCGTAAGTAAAAGTGGCAGGTTTATTGTTCATTTGAAGATTGTTTGGCGTTGCTCAATAACTATGTTTCGACAAAGAATATCGTGAATAAGTATTTTTGCTTAGAAGGTGTTAGTCCAGAAATCTACTCGATCATCTGGTAAATGCGATCAGATTGTAAAgtacattttttttgtattttgacctGGAAAATTTTTTtcgttaaaagaaataataagggAAATCTACATCAGCTGAATTTTCTCCACTAATGTTCTCGAAAGGGTAAATTCAAAACATAGACTGTATGTTTTCATGCTTAAACATTAGCTAATTAGCTAACCTTCCAAATCAATAAGAAGGTTCTTAAGCATAGATAACTTTTTTACCGAAATCAATttaatccacacacacaaacaagtttTCGGTACCTAAACCTTGGCCATAAATTACTATCGAGTAAATCTTTCTGACTACGCTCATTAAGTTCCCTCCATCATTAACAACCTTCTCTGTTTAGGGCCTCATAACCCATCAGGAAGGCAAAGAGAGACCATACCTCTTTTTATTTCCACCCCGAGGGGCGGGGTGTGTTTAACCTCTTAATGGCCTTCCATTAAGGGAAGGATAGGCCCGGCTGGTCTTTCCAGCGTCCAAGAACGCTTATCATGTGCTGAGAACATCAAGCTACATGAACCCTGTTAATGATTCTTGGCCAAATATTCAACATGACATCTCACGGGCGAAACCCACTGAGTTTAATGTCGACTTGGACAAGGCTATCAATGTGGCCATATATTCATTTTGATCCTTTTATACCAATTAATCTAATTAATGGTGCTTTTCATTCGCAAAGGAATGGGGTGTGTAGCTTAAATTGAAAATAACTTAAATATAATTCAGTCGATTTGGTTCTTTTCAATTCTTGTGTGAATCCGTTTTTGGCTAATAAAAATGTATCGTGACGTTAATTCggttttaagtatttttcttaAATCTATGAGCCAGCGATGTTTTTATTTTACACAATTAAGTCTTCGATGTGAAATGTACGACTATTAGTACTCTCCTTTTCTTAGGctctacatacatatgtattcatgCAATATTACTGCATATTACGGTTGTTATTAAATTACTATACCATAAAGTAATGTCCATCTCAACCGGTCAATTTTGTTTCCATAGCTACTCCTTCAACGACTCGGTATCTTAATAGCTTACGCGTCGTTCTCGAAGTTCTTCTAAAAAAGGAATCAATCAGAAAAAGGTCTTGGAGATGCAAGTAAGGAAACCCAAATACTGTCGACTGATTAAACATGGAATAGACCGAATAGGTTGACAGGAAAATATTACTAACTATGGTATTTTTCTTAATAGATCTGCAAGCATTCGCACACGCACTCCCCtttcacccgggtatgactactacctttcTATCCTACCCGAGTAATAGGAAAGCCGagagtgaccggaaagatatatatatatatatatatatatatgtacatatatatatatatatatatgtacatatatatatatatatatatataatattaacagacacttattctttatttGACAGGGAGGATTCccaagaaaatatcaaagaaaatgagAGACAAAGGGTGAGGGAAGTGGGAGAGAGGTGTGCAACAAgaaaggaaaacgagagagagagagagagagagagagagagagagagagagaagctcacaTGAACCCAGCATGAGACTGCAAACCTATGACCACTTTTTACATGGAAAGGAAGGGCGTCCAAGGGAGCATATAGTTACCGACAGGCAATCCTGACTCTCCCACTTTCTCATAAAATGAATTTTGAACTTTGATTTTGATTTGTAAATACttcagcaaactctctctctctctctctctctctctctctctctctctcttttacttgtgAGTATAGCTTGTTTTGTAAATTTAAAGGTGTTGTCTTTAAGTAAAGGATTTTTTAACATATATTAaaatttaactttttcttttagcaataatttttaataaaaaagctGATATTTAtgcttatgaattatatatatatatatatatatatatatatatattataatatatatatatatatatatatatatatgtgtgtgtgtgtgtgtgtgtttatatatacatatatatatatatatatatatatatatatatatatatatatatatatgtacatatacatatatatatatatatatatatgtgtgtgtgtgtatatatatgtatatatatatatatatatatatatatatatatgtgtgtgtgtgtgtgtgtgtgtgtatgtatatattattcacgATAGTTAAGAACTAAAAAATAATtccacttttttctttatttcgagAAAAatattggtatacagtatatatgtatatatatatatatatatatgtgtgtatatatatatgtatatatatacatatatatatatatatatatatatgtatatacagtatatatatatatatatatatatgtatatatatatatatatatataatatatgtatatatatatatatatgtgtgtgtgtctgtgtatatatatatatatatgtatatatatacatatatatacatatgtatatatgtatatacagtatatatatatatatatatatatgtatatatatatatatatatatatatatatagtgtgtgtatatgtatagcacATTTGCCAAGTGGTTAACGCCACCAAAGTCGGTCTATTACACTGAGAAGAGACTAAATCTCACAACCACCATGGGATAGTACAGAATtgctatagtaaatattttagTGGACATTCTCCTTTTATCATATCGGATACAAACTAAGACGGCGATGATTTCCAGAACTAAAATATTAATCCCCTATTGTTGGTAATTTGTACTCCAATTGTTTAAATATTCTAATGAGTTACCCTTACTCATAGCATTATTACTTGTGGATGTTGTTAGAAATTCAGGTTCATGGAATAGACTCGTGTGAATGTTTGTCTTTTATGTAATGCAAGTAAATGTTACCTTTTCATTGAAtacaaaaaatttcttttttttcaggtcCTCCTCGTTTGCGCCGTTCTGGTAACTGCGTGGGCTGCGCCACAATTTGGAGTTGACGACCAGCCGGTGAGTACCATCGTCATCCAACCATTGGCTAAGGAAGAATACAGCCCGAaatcaatatagttttttttttatgtttacttgATTGAATACATGTTCATCCATGCAGGAAAAAAGGAAGGACTAGATTAGACCATTTACTGCAGCAGATAAAGGATCATATATTGAATTGCTCTGGGAATAGAAAATATCGAAATATTTCAGACTAAATTGTGGAACATTTTAAGAAGaagaaataatttaaataaagTTGACATTTTTTATACTGCTCAGTGACTACCTTTCACTAAACAGCTCACATGCAGAGATATGAACATGCAAGAATTTACAATATTGAGCGTCACTCCTTTCAACAGTATTGTAGGTTGCACAAATAAAACCTTGAAAATTAACTTAATAATGGGACATCGTCACACAAAAAGGGAGCTTAAAGTAAGAGGTTGCATCAAAATGGAAAGGTTGAATCCTGATTGCAAGCAATTACAGTCGTGACGCAATATAATGCTTACTCATTTGAGTAGATTGCGGGAAAAAGCAGCATCTGGTAAaggccgttttttttttctttttttttttttttcaaattaatcatCAAGGAATCTTAGTTTACTGAGGGTTTGACTCATGTCGTTAACGAAATAAAGATAAACCGGCAACCTGATAATGGCAAGCAGTTACGTTTTGTTATTAAATCTAGTTCTTGATTATTGTCATTTTTTATCTTCTGCAGTTTCCATTGCCTGTTAGttcattgaaaaaaagaaaaggtaGACATAAGGTATTAATTCAAAACAGTTTAGATGTTTCGCTGAATTTTATTCGCACATGGCAATCTTCATAGGCGGTGTAGAGATCAAAGAGGTCCACTACGACTAATAAACTACACGACTAAGGTGCGATAACTTAATTACCTGTGCTAATTACTCTTTTTAGATCTAATCTATAAAAGGAATCCAAAATTTGAGGGcctaatttttcctttgtttttattccCATTTTCAGCCCATCCCTTACGAATTCGAGTATGGGGTGAACGTGCAAGAAACGGGCGACGTCAAGGAGCACAAGGAATCAGTCTCCCCTTCAGGACGCACGGAGGGAGAGTACAGATGGCTTCAGCCAAACGGCCTCTTTATGTAAGTCAATTAATAtgtcttgactctctctctctctctctctctctgcttatcagTTATGAGTCATTAGGACCAATTGCCTTTGTGCAAGGCACAAGTAAAACGTAGCTTCAATGTCATCATTACTATTGTGGTTAGCTATCCAGATTTCTGTCTTTACATATCGCTATTGAGATAGCAACCCTCATGCCATAATCATATccgattaatctttttttttttctttcaaagggtCGTTAGATACTACGTCGACGGCGACTCTGGTTTTGTGGCAGAAGTGAGCGAAGAACCCGGTAGCGCCGTTGAGGCCAGATACCGCAACTCACTCAGCCCAGAAGCCTCAGATATCAACTTCGCCACTAGTGCCCAGAGCTTCGCCAAGAGCATAGACGTCGTGCCCACGTCCAACCTAGGAGCAGCCATTAATGTCATCAGCGCCCCTCAGCCCAGCCGCAACCGCCAGTCCTCCTTCAGACCAACACCAATTCAGAGAGTCCAAACCATTCAGCCCGTCAGGACAGTTCAGCCCACCCAGCAGCAAACCTTCACCAACAACGACTTCAATCAGCAGCAGACCTTCACCAGCGGAGGTTTCATCGATGGAGGTATTATAGATGGCGGTATCATTGATGGAGGTATCATCGATGGTGGTATCATCGATGGAGGAATCATCAACGTCGACTTCGATGATTCCAAGGAAGATTTTCGAGCGGGAAGCAATCGATTCTCAGGATAAGAGACTCGAGCAGCCTCCTGATATCAAAGATTCTCTCACCAATTGATTACGCAGACtcccttatttcttttctcctCCTTTCACTTTTATTAGTCGAATGCAGTGGAAAAAGTTCTTTTATTGAGAAGAATAAATGATacattaataaagatatatatattttatatatatatatatatatatatatatatatatatatatatatatatatatattgttgacacAGTATGATGTAAATAGTAAACTTATCTCTTTAACAGAAAACATTTTAGAAAATTACACAATAGTTATGACAAGATTTAAACACATTAACAAAACATATCCTAACCAGCATAAATATAAACATAGTGCCAATATTGCTTCAATAATAGGACTTTTTTCACTGAGATAAAACAgagatatatatagttttttaccaTTTATCCATTTTGTGAATGTTTTTACTTGTTTGTGTTATGTCGAATAAAGATATGTAAATATGTCACTTCGAGTTATTACGAAATCCTGCTTaccttaataaagaaataaatgcctGTTTCCTATTGCTTAGAGCGAGTTTCTAAAAATAGGCAAGGACTATAAAATCCATCAGTCTGAATACCCTAAAAAATGGTTTACCCTATATGAATTTATCAAGAAATTTATGACGATGGACAACCAGAGATTCACCAAGGATCATAAATGGGTAAACTAGAGCATCAATTCTCACTTGTACGACTTCAGGTAAGCAATAGCCGAACGATAGATACTCATTGAAAGAAACAAATCTATAATCCAAATTTtcgacaaaactaaaacaaatttttCATCCATCACCCaaggaaatataagaaataattcttaataatgTTGGAAAAATCACCGGCCGCATGTGTCATGCCAGCACTGACTTTCTAAGAAGAGTAAAACATATAGCCTATAGaggatttaaaaaagataaaactaagaaAAGTCTGCTTCGTTAGATGGACTCAAGAGGTGAGCGCATCTAATTGTTTTATGTACCGTAGTACCAAAAAGTACGGTATTAGAATGACCATTCCTGACTGGTAAACGGTAGGCTACATGGTTGTTATATTTTAGCAGTAAATCAAACACAGGAATGTCACATGGGTAAGAGCTACAAAGGATTTTATGTAGGTTgcttacttaaaaagaaaaaaaaaaaaagaaaaaaaaaaaaaaaaaaaaaaaaacatatgacctGGTCAGGATTACAGTATCAAATTCATAACCTTGCTTAAGCATTGTTTTATGGTTAAGAAAATATCACCAATCTGAGATGTTTCCAGAATGATACTTTGGTGATACTGTAGATCAGAATGGTTTTCTTATTCTCAAATATTGGAGGACATCAGGTTGGTGAGAAACATTGATAATGGGAAAGTTTTTGAAGTATGAAAGATAGAGAGGCTGAGAGAGTGTTGTTTGGATAGCTCGAAAAGGTGGTGAACTGGATGGACTGAGAGTGTCCAGCAAAAAACAAAAGTTCATTCAAGACAGCGGCGTCATTGTGCTTCTTGAGAAAATTCTGTTTATATGTATGAAATGGCTGAAGCAGTGAAAGTTTTATCAACAGGGAGTTCCTCCTTTATTCAGCAGTGAAAGCAGTAAATCTCTGTTGTTTTTCTTTAGTACCAACTTAGGGAATGAATATGgccttttatcaataaaaaaactgTACTCATCTCCACATATTTGGTGTAACAATTTGCAAACGTGGTGGATAGATAACAGAATAATAGTTTAGCCATGgtatcagccacccattgagatattacatCTAGAGCTATTGGGTCTTTCGAATGATATGATAGttcaacattggatccctcttctattactggtatattctttacatattctcatctttccttaTACACTTAACAATAAAAAGCAAACCATCCTATAGATTTGCATGTCCtaagattcaggtcataaaagtttgtggcaggcataacaacaatTATTTGGGTGCCATCTATCGTAAtgcagacttggatgattctatcctcGATCATCTTCTTACCCCAATGGGTAAGATACAAGATACCAGAAAGGTCACTTTTGTGCTTGTTGATGATTTCAGTTCTCATACTGATCGCCATAGGTTAAAAGCTtttgactttgcttctgaatcaggctgtgagcaaatcataagtgacaCTACTCGTAAGgctagtaattgcttggacctaaTATTCACTGACTCTACTGGTGTTAAAACAAGCAACGTTTGTGCTCCATTTGTTGGTCTGCTCGAGTCTTAGTttcattagtaattaagactgaccAACCTGTCTCTAACGTGTCGTAAACTTGTTAGATATATGCATTAAATCTCAAGTGACTGAAATGGCAGTTTGAATTACCATTTTCATTTGAATTGTTCACAATTGTAATAAAGGGTAAAGTCTGTTGTTTCgttaaatgaaaatctggtcataaTAATTGATAGGTGCATCCCGTCTCATGTATTGAAATACCAAATCAAGGACAAACACATATTCAATGATGATTGGAGACATAGTTATTTTGGAAATAAGAAGGCTTATTCTCTTTTGaaaagtaatagatcagatttgactttgatTAAGTATACTCAACCAAGAGCTTCTGCTCAAAGAATTTATgtttcaactaaaaaggaatacactTTGACCATTAAAGAAGTCCTTCTAGTACAACCCAGTAATGcaaatggtgggctaccctcaaatctgcactaaCTTAATATTTTCTACTTTGCTCAAATAAAAATGCTCTTTcatttactgtccaaaggaaaatgtatTCCTTATGGCTAATATGCTTGACAGTTAACAGAGAAATAAGAACATCATCTTCATTCCTGTTTACCTGAAGGTACTTTCTAGTTTAGCTTTTGAATCCTATGAAATTAAAACTATTTTACTGGACCTTGATGCTAATGTAATTATAGATACAAATggcattctccttttttttttttttttttataaaatcactgATTTTTTAGTTTCTAAGTTGTCTTCTGCATTTTTGAAAGTTAGAAAGAAAATTTTCATTTAGCACTTGTTAGGGAATTGGTAATATCATTCCATTAAGTAAATATTTATGGTAGCTCTTGTCTGCTGGTTATAAccaaattttcataactcccatatgatCTAAGTTTTGACCGTCtgttggcaaaacatctaaataggtctgctgaaggtaatcacctgttccctgGTTTGCAGTTGGGCTTTTGTAAAAGCTGTGACAGAAATGGAGGAGTCATTAATAAGAAGACAGCTCCCGAAAACTAACTTTATTAAGAAACATCACAGGTATTTGTAGGTCTCCAAGGGGttacataagggtgacaattgcatacATATATTCAACAGTTTTTTGTCAATGAGGTTGGCACTAGCACAGAAATAGATGATATAATAACAAATTGATAATAGAGTACATGTTAGCTTTTtacttcagcattttttttttacgtgaCGTCTGATGGTCGTTACAGtgtagaaaaaaacataaaaagggtTACTTACTGCATGGGAATTACGTGTATTCCCCCTGACGCAGACATGCATGTAAAAGAGGGCAACCTACCATAGAGAGTCGCATTGCTGAAGTGTCGTTTTGCAGGAGATGTACAGGTTTTAGGCAGTCAGTGGTGATCCAATCCTCTTTTCTACAAATGTTGAGGAGGAAAGCTTTTAGAGTATGATGTATGATAACGAATGGGCCCGTCAGTGAGCATGAAGACGTGTGTTGCGGTGGGTAGGTCTTTtggtatgtgctgctttgctgggGACATGTAAGTCTAACAGCAGGGGAAAACTTCTCACAACTTAACGTAGGCACTGACGGCCATCGGAGGAGGTGTCTGACAAAAAAAATCCTCAGGGAGAACCTACTGGTTGCCATTTACAATATCAGACGGTGATATATCCATGGTGATTTTCAGGTGGTGTTATTGCAATGGAACATCTAAGGTTCCACCATTCCATTGGTTGCGTGGTTGTCAGTtgtagtctgatgtagggtgatgccgatAAGATGATCTAATGATGTTCTCAACTGAGAGGTGAgcgtggtacccctgtcagaagttatATGCTTCGGGGTGtcgaatcttgctatccatcctgaaatTATGGAAGCAGTACATGAGGTGGATATTGCATcttgcatgggaatggctttaggttAGCAAGTGAGGTGTCTGATGACAGCGAGAAGATAACGgcgtccttgtgatatgggtaaggAACTAACCATGTAAACATGAATATGGGCAAAATGATGCTTAAATTGACAATAAATGTTCATACCTGAATCCTTGTATCAATGCTCTTTAGAAATTCGACATAAATTACAGGATCAGACCCAATCCTTGTTATATTTAGTGAACTTTGACTTCAGTAtttgtgcagtagattggcacaaGGAATGTAAGAGGTGATGAATCAATTGAAAAatcggtaaatgtgtaggagagctccgcggaagatcttgaagaatttaaccacctacaattcactattatatcatatagaacgcttatataatagtcaatatatgagcagcttctatttaacgaagatattcgtgtgtatagttatgtttcacttggtttttttctaagtgtttgtttttgtttactgtgtgatgtcttggctaaaatgagctgtttcaccgccttactgcgtatggcaaactagttctcaatgctattctaaccaataacaggtgttttcttgacgtcacactgtttgaaaaccaatcatggcgatttttacaaatctagccaatgctgacacttattacttcacttatccctgctatttttccaccagttaccacagtttacgtgaagttccgcggaggaatatttttgcacgtctcggatctcccttcaaactgaaaagctcattttgccgtgaagtatggagcaattagcaggaccttcatcccgttccgactgtgtcacttgtgacaattgctttatttcttatggggatttttgtgtacattattcagggaaagttgatttgctaattgcatttgctcaacgtcatggtttgattttggcagagaaaaag encodes the following:
- the LOC137643499 gene encoding uncharacterized protein; this translates as MARLQVLLVCAVLVTAWAAPQFGVDDQPPIPYEFEYGVNVQETGDVKEHKESVSPSGRTEGEYRWLQPNGLFMVVRYYVDGDSGFVAEVSEEPGSAVEARYRNSLSPEASDINFATSAQSFAKSIDVVPTSNLGAAINVISAPQPSRNRQSSFRPTPIQRVQTIQPVRTVQPTQQQTFTNNDFNQQQTFTSGGFIDGGIIDGGIIDGGIIDGGIIDGGIINVDFDDSKEDFRAGSNRFSG